In Kangiella koreensis DSM 16069, a single window of DNA contains:
- the sppA gene encoding signal peptide peptidase SppA, whose product MSQPNSMIGKFFYRVWKTVDVAGRLMIGLIALTIFILFVRGCASGPDLPKVDDGAALILAPKGIIVEQETYLDPVARAMQEAQGTAPNETSIYDLLDAIEYAKNDDRISVMVINVNSLQGVYAGISKYQDLRRAIDDFKESGKKVIAVGDYYMQGQYYLASSADEVYMNPFGMLMFEGLGRNGTYFKSALDNLGVKVHVFRVGTFKSAVEPFIRDDMSEAAKEANLEWLGDLWTHMKQDLAASRNMSVEEFDSFIENYLVKFEAANGDSGELAVQEGFVDKLMTRGEFRQYMIDMVGLNEKKDSYKAISHKNYLKSVRPLVELPSNKDTVAVIVAKGEIVDGSRKEGVIGGDSTARLIQKARLDDKVKAIVLRVDSPGGSAFASEVIRSELERAQNEGKIVVASMGGVAASGGYWISATSDEIWAHPTTITGSIGIFGMIPTFEEPLNKLGVYRDGVGTTKWTLAFDPMDGISPEIAQLIQRSIERGYERFLSLVGEGRNMTIEEVDQIAQGRVWSGEDAHRLGLVDQLGDLEDAIESAAKLANIGDDYAVKFIKRELSAEEIFIRNLLDQAKAEGKLDAVIAQLKDSETDVIGHVLGRAKGIVNIFNNFNDPSHVYAHCMCVDL is encoded by the coding sequence GTGTCACAACCTAACTCAATGATCGGTAAATTCTTTTATCGTGTATGGAAAACAGTCGATGTAGCTGGCCGTTTAATGATCGGTCTTATTGCTCTGACAATTTTTATCTTATTTGTTCGTGGTTGCGCAAGTGGCCCTGACCTACCCAAGGTAGACGATGGCGCTGCGCTGATTCTTGCTCCCAAAGGCATTATCGTTGAACAAGAAACTTACCTCGACCCAGTGGCACGAGCCATGCAGGAAGCGCAAGGCACTGCTCCCAATGAGACCTCGATTTATGACTTGCTTGATGCTATTGAGTACGCCAAAAATGATGACCGCATCAGTGTTATGGTTATCAACGTCAATAGCCTACAAGGCGTTTACGCAGGTATCAGTAAATATCAGGACCTTCGCAGAGCAATCGACGACTTTAAAGAAAGCGGTAAAAAAGTAATCGCGGTTGGTGACTATTATATGCAAGGTCAATACTACCTCGCCTCTTCTGCCGATGAAGTTTACATGAATCCATTTGGCATGTTGATGTTTGAAGGTCTTGGCCGCAACGGCACCTACTTTAAATCAGCGTTAGATAACCTTGGTGTTAAAGTTCATGTTTTCCGCGTGGGTACCTTCAAATCAGCCGTAGAGCCATTCATTCGTGACGACATGTCTGAAGCTGCTAAAGAAGCTAACTTAGAATGGTTAGGCGACTTGTGGACACATATGAAGCAAGATCTTGCTGCATCACGCAATATGTCAGTTGAAGAGTTTGATTCGTTCATTGAGAACTATCTGGTCAAATTCGAAGCAGCCAATGGCGATAGCGGTGAACTTGCCGTGCAAGAAGGTTTCGTCGACAAATTAATGACCCGCGGTGAATTCCGTCAATACATGATTGATATGGTTGGTCTTAATGAGAAGAAAGATTCTTATAAAGCCATCAGTCACAAAAACTATTTAAAATCTGTTAGACCACTGGTTGAGCTTCCAAGCAACAAAGACACGGTCGCTGTTATTGTTGCCAAAGGTGAAATTGTCGATGGTAGTCGTAAAGAAGGTGTTATAGGTGGCGACAGTACAGCTCGCTTAATCCAAAAAGCCCGTCTTGATGACAAAGTAAAAGCGATTGTGTTGCGTGTCGATAGCCCAGGAGGCAGCGCCTTTGCTTCTGAAGTGATTCGCAGTGAACTAGAACGAGCTCAGAACGAAGGTAAAATTGTTGTTGCTTCTATGGGCGGTGTCGCTGCATCTGGTGGTTACTGGATTTCAGCAACTTCTGACGAAATTTGGGCGCACCCAACTACCATTACTGGCTCAATTGGTATCTTCGGTATGATTCCAACTTTTGAAGAGCCTCTGAATAAACTAGGGGTTTATCGTGATGGTGTAGGCACTACTAAGTGGACATTAGCCTTCGATCCAATGGATGGTATCTCACCTGAAATTGCTCAGCTCATTCAACGCAGCATCGAACGTGGCTATGAGCGTTTCTTATCACTTGTTGGTGAAGGTCGTAACATGACCATAGAAGAGGTGGATCAAATCGCACAGGGCCGAGTATGGTCGGGCGAAGATGCGCACCGTTTAGGTTTAGTTGACCAACTGGGTGATCTGGAAGATGCAATTGAATCAGCCGCCAAACTTGCCAACATTGGTGATGACTATGCGGTTAAATTCATCAAGCGCGAACTTAGTGCTGAAGAAATTTTCATCCGCAACCTGCTTGATCAAGCAAAAGCGGAAGGCAAGCTTGATGC